The following are encoded together in the Juglans microcarpa x Juglans regia isolate MS1-56 chromosome 2D, Jm3101_v1.0, whole genome shotgun sequence genome:
- the LOC121249708 gene encoding DEAD-box ATP-dependent RNA helicase FANCM isoform X2 — MTGQISPAKRACFWKTKRVFFVTPQVLEKDIQSGTCLVKYLVCLVIDEAHRALGNYSYCVAVRELMAVPVQLRLLALTATPGSKQQTIQHIIDNLNISTLEYRNESDDDVSPYVHNRKIELIQVAMGQDAVEINNKLSEVIRPIVARLCAVGVLQNRDYQTLSPCELLNYRDKFRQAPPPDLAHIKYNEVEGYFGVLITLYHIRKLLSSHGIRPSYEMLEEKLQQGFFARFMSKNEDIWKAKLLMQQSLSHGAPSPKLSKMLEVLLDHFKTKDPQNSRVIIFSNFRGSVRDIMEALGNIGDLVRATQFIGQSTGKALKGQSQKVQQDVLEKFRAGGYNVIVATSIGEEGLDIMEVDLVICFDANVSPLRMIQRMGRTGRKHDGRVVVLACEGSELKGYMRKQASSKAVRKHMRNGGMNSFNFHSSPRMIPHIYKPEAQFVALSIAQFVPRGKKVKDNHAIQTSVFEDKLTVAETSLLAKYFHHTDENTWTPSLIAFPHFQTFPSRVHKVMHGCRTGMLIDMMQHLQGLSFSADNKTTAVEDEVLGKSLVVNVAKQHGTGTEGLLVHNDSLRIKSQREVLGSEVSPREVLRIEEKHSVLDFCGQNPSAHSYLFGSDYVSVDAFGKVLILDVPLLPLKEGPHSKYTTASSTASLNSSKQDFCHLQTSAEDKKELTMQATYVGEITPVNRCIKDETLPTSGLFDSDIKQETTLDGVDNIPETPSLNGNFFGEEDSDGGTPDVEIINGPLLLADECRNTFRDIELSPRLTNLIKCGVVPESPIHDKGPPNDEKKDEFLVSDLVSPVQLDTELGVKSSSSGKDERVIMDIINNGRNGSVSPVNDEIQTPVFKLNNNVSIRGCTSTSPVVEEAQTPFVNLTNNSSNKDWHLSSGDKSESVEQRSRLKRLRKIGDYGKSRNLKIMKENLVVPIANLARSFSSTSRIQNKNARGRKNLVKDVRAFVEEEAEVSSDVDASEDEEDEQEYNSYDSFIDDRMSPTASSTPAESCRIDMMAIYRRSLLSQSPMERQHNRFATFSPISVAPMSRIGENGSSSGKTLYSLRMPQTDSANQLAGRNSESFQTSRISSQVPCTSSVTIKGNQEMETRKRKLSLYQSESTPTINLETEFLLQSEAAGRESLQHCDTNGDASRDAFYDDQFYEDLDLDAVEAQATLLLKQKSELPHPKNPIPSSPSFDLGI, encoded by the exons TTGTCACTCCACAAGTGCTGGAAAAAGATATTCAGTCTG GCACATGCTTGGTGAAATACTTGGTGTGTTTGGTGATTGATGAAGCTCATCGAGCATTGGGAAATTATTCTTATTGTGTTGCAGTCCGTGAG CTAATGGCTGTACCAGTGCAACTGAGACTGCTAGCTTTGACCGCAACACCAGGAT CAAAGCAGCAGACCATCCAGCATATTATTGATAACTTGAATATATCAACACTTGAATATCGCAATGAAAGTGATGATGATGTTAGCCCATATGTGCACAACAGGAAAATAGAGTTGATCCAG GTTGCAATGGGGCAAGATGCagtagaaataaataataagctCTCAGAAGTAATACGTCCAATTGTAGCAAGGCTTTGTGCTGTTGGAGTTCTCCAGAATAGAGACTATCAAACC TTGAGCCCATGTGAGTTACTTAACTATAGGGATAAATTTCGTCAAGCACCCCCACCGGACCTTGCCCACATTAAGTATAATGAAGTGGAAGGATATTTTGGAGTTCTTATTACTCTTTATCATATCCGTAAGCTACTCTCGAGCCATGGGATAAGGCCATCATATGAAATGCTTGAAGAGAAGTTGCAACAAGG GTTTTTTGCAAGATTTATGAGTAAAAATGAAGATATATGGAAAGCGAAACTCTTAATGCAGCAAAGCTTGTCGCATGGTGCACCAAGTCCGAAATTGTCCAAAATGTTAGAAGTACTGCTTGATCATTTCA AAACAAAGGATCCACAAAACTCAAGagttattattttctcaaattttaggGGAAGTGTCAG GGATATAATGGAAGCACTAGGGAATATCGGGGATTTAGTTAGAGCTACCCAGTTTATTGGCCAAAGCACAG GAAAAGCATTGAAAGGCCAGTCACAAAAAGTTCAACAGGATGTTTTGGAG AAATTTCGGGCCGGTGGTTACAATGTCATTGTTGCCACATCAATTGGTGAAGAAGGCCTGGATATCATGGAAGTTGATCTtgtaatatgttttgatgctaATGTGTCGCCATTGAGGATGATTCAGCGCATGGGAAGAACTGGAAGAAAGCATGATGGACGAGTTG TAGTTTTAGCTTGTGAAGGTTCAGAACTGAAGGGTTACATGCGAAAACAGGCAAGCAGCAAGGCTGTTAGAAAACACATGCGAAATGGGGGAATGAATAGTTTTAACTTTCATTCTAGTCCAAGGATG ATTCCCCATATATACAAACCAGAAGCCCAATTTGTTGCACTGTCAATTGCACAATTCGTTCCACGGGGAAAGAAAGTGAAAGATAATCATGCTATTCAAACATCTGTGTTTGAAGACAAACTAACTGTTGCCGAGACTAGTTTACTTGCCAAGTATTTCCACCATACAGATGAGAACACGTGGACACCATCACTTATTGCCTTTCCTCACTTCCAGACATTTCCATCTAGAGTGCATAAGGTAATGCATGGATGTAGAACCGGGATGCTGATTGATATGATGCAACATTTGCAAGGACTATCCTTTTCCGCAGACAATAAAACCACTGCTGTTGAG gaTGAAGTCCTAGGAAAGAGTTTGGTGGTCAATGTTGCTAAACAGCACGGCACTGGAACAGAAG GTTTGCTAGTTCACAATGATTCTCTACGCATAAAATCACAGAGAGAAGTATTGGGCTCTGAAGTATCACCTAGGGAGGTTTTAAGAATTGAGGAGAAGCATAGTGTGCTTGATTTCTGTGGCCAAAATCCTTCTGCACACTCGTATCTCTTTGGGTCAGATTATGTATCTGTTGATGCTTTTGGAAAAGTCTTAATTTTAGATGTCCCTTTACTTCCTTTGAAAGAAGGGCCACATTCTAAGTATACAACTGCAAGCAGTACAGCGTCTTTGAATTCTTCAAAGCAAGATTTCTGCCATTTGCAGACTTCAGCTGAAGACAAGAAGGAACTAACCATGCAAGCTACATATGTTGGAGAAATAACTCCTGTGAATAGATGCATAAAGGATGAGACTTTGCCAACATCTGGATTATTTGACTCTGATATCAAGCAAGAGACGACATTGGATGGAGTTGACAATATTCCCGAAACACCTAGTTtaaatggaaatttttttggTGAAGAAGATAGTGATGGTGGGACCCCTGATGTTGAGATTATAAATGGACCACTTCTTCTTGCTGATGAATGCAGAAACACTTTCAGAGATATTGAACTCAGTCCACGGCTGactaatttgattaaatgtGGTGTTGTTCCAGAGTCTCCTATTCATGATAAAG GACCACCAAATGATGAAAAGAAAGATGAGTTTCTGGTTTCTGACCTTGTTTCACCTGTCCAATTGGATACTGAATTGGGAGTGAAGTCTTCAAGTTCAGGAAAAGATGAACGGGTCATTATGGACATTATCAACAATGGAAGAAATGGTTCTGTTTCTCCTGTCAATGATGAAATTCAAACTCCTGTTTTTAAGTTGAACAATAATGTCAGTATAAGAGGATGCACCTCCACTTCTCCAGTTGTTGAGGAAGCCCAAACTCCCTTTGTAAACTTGACAAACAATAGCTCTAACAAAGATTGGCATTTGAGTTCTGGAGACAAGTCAGAAAGTGTTGAACAGAGAAGTAGGCTTAAAAGATTACGCAAAATTGGAGATTATGGGAAAAGTAGAAATCTAAAGATCATGAAAGAAAATCTTGTCGTTCCAATAGCAAACCTTGCAAGATCGTTTTCTAGCACCAGTCGTATCCAAAATAAGAATGCCAGAG GTAGAAAGAATCTAGTCAAAGATGTCAGGGCCTTTGTTGAGGAGGAAGCTGA GGTATCTTCAGACGTTGATGCATCTGAAGACGAGGAAGATGAGCAGGAGTACAATTCATACGATAGTTTCATAGATGACAGGATGAGTCCAACTGCCTCAAGTACTCCAGCTGAAAGTTGTAGAATTGACATGATGGCAATTTACAG GCGTTCTTTGCTCAGCCAATCACCAATGGAGAGGCAGCATAACCGCTTTGCCACCTTTAGTCCCATCTCTGTGGCTCCGATGAGCAGGATAGGTGAAAATGGAAGTTCTTCGGGCAAGACCCTATACTCTCTCCGAATGCCACAAACTGACTCTGCAAATCAGTTAGCAGGAAGAAATTCAGAATCCTTTCAAACGAGCAGGATCTCTTCACAAGTGCCATGTACAAGCAGTGTTACCATAAAGGGAAATCAGGAGATGGAAACTAGAAAGAGAAAATTAAGTTTATATCAATCAGAATCGACTCCTACAATTAACTTAGAGACAGAATTCTTGCTTCAATCAGAGGCTGCAGGCAGGGAATCATTACAGCATTGTGACACTAATGGAGATGCAAGTAGGGATGCTTTTTATGATGATCAATTTTATGAAGATCTTGACCTTGATGCGGTGGAGGCACAGGCTACCTTACTTCTCAAACAGAAATCTGAGCTTCCTCACCCAAAAAACCCGATACCCAGTTCTCCATCATTTGATCTTGGGATATGA
- the LOC121249709 gene encoding uncharacterized protein LOC121249709: MVEGMQKFSLPFKNPSNNLFYLPFKNPTIKTLRFRTTTPVRTPLLPMPTPPTTHTLPNPNPTSFTAVAASLSTKSFATSNLHSRFFAAAKPSNFCLICRCAMDNRPPFRAWVVFKDGRSGSRGAWTHAGSDGSGLVGSEKASECTDEGEPEKALEEKPIRLAGGGGGRRQRGSAALLVGNPDLLTIPGVGPRNLRKLVDKGIGGVAELKQLYRDKFFGESSQKMVEFLQSSVGIIHRNHAESITTYIKESVDEELKEDSSNSDVKPVQKKRLTFCVEGNISVGKTTFLQRIANETLELRDLVEIVPEPIDKWQDVGPDHFNILDAFYAEPQRYAYTFQNYVFVTRVMQERESSGGIKPLRLMERSVFSDRMVFVRAVHEANWMNEMEISIYDSWFDPVVSCLPGLIPDGFIYLRASPDTCHKRMQLRKRTEEGGVSLEYLSDLHEKHESWLFPFQSGNHGVLSVSKLPLHMDSTLHPDIRDRVFYLEGDHMHSSIQKVPALVLDCEPNIDFSKDIEAKRQYARQVAEFFEFVKKKKEVPSMEAGEGASQPQVLLPHKGGLWVPDGKHFPESALKSLDFRRAMSFMSG, encoded by the exons ATGGTAGAAGGTATGCAGAAGTTCTCATTGCCCTTCAAAAACCCTAGCAACAACTTGTTCTATCTCCCTTTCAAAAACCCCACCATCAAAACCCTGCGCTTCAGAACTACTACCCCAGTAAGAACCCCTCTTCTCCCAATGCCAACCCCACCAACCACGCACACTttacccaaccccaaccccactTCTTTCACGGCCGTCGCTGCTTCTCTCTCTACCAAGTCTTTCGCCACCAGCAACCTCCATTCTCGGTTCTTCGCCGCCGCCAAGCCCAGTAATTTCTGTCTTATATGTCGCTGTGCAATGGATAACAGGCCACCCTTCCGGGCCTGGGTCGTGTTCAAGGACGGACGAAGCGGGTCTCGGGGGGCGTGGACGCACGCGGGTTCTGATGGGTCGGGTTTGGTGGGTTCCGAGAAGGCTTCGGAGTGTACTGATGAAGGGGAGCCCGAGAAAGCGTTGGAGGAGAAGCCAATTAGGttggctggtggtggtggtggtcggAGGCAGAGGGGTTCGGCGGCGTTGCTTGTAGGGAATCCCGACTTGTTGACGATTCCCGGCGTGGGGCCAAGGAATTTGAGGAAGCTGGTGGATAAGGGGATTGGCGGAGTTGCCGAGCTTAAGCAACTATACAGGGATAAG TTCTTTGGCGAATCTAGTCAGAAGATGGTTGAGTTCTTACAGAGTTCTGTAGGAATCATACACAGAAACCATGCGGAGAGTATAACTACATACATCAAAGAGAGTGTTGATGAAGAGTTGAAGGAGGACAGTTCAAACTCAGATGTGAAGCCGGTGCAGAAGAAAAGACTTACTTTCTGTGTTGAGGGAAATATCAGTGTTGGAAAGACAACTTTCCTTCAGAGAATAGCTAACGAAACGCTAGAGCTACGCGATCTTGTTGAGATTGTTCCAGAACCCATTGACAAGTGGCAGGATGTTGGACCTGACCACTTCAATATATTGGATGCTTTCTATGCTGAGCCACAAAGATATGCCTATACCTTCCagaattatgtttttgttaCGAGGgttatgcaagagagagagtcATCGGGTGGCATCAAGCCCCTCAGATTGATGGAAAGGAGTGTTTTCAGTGACAGAATG GTCTTTGTACGAGCTGTTCATGAAGCAAATTGGATGAATGAGATGGAGATCAGTATTTATGACTCATGGTTTGATCCAGTGGTATCATGCTTGCCTGGGCTTATTCCCGATGGTTTCATATATCTTAGAGCGAGTCCTGATACATGCCACAAGCGCATGCAGCTTAGAAAAAGAACAGAGGAGGGTGGGGTCTCCCTAGAGTATCTCAGTGACTTACATGAAAAGCATGAGAGCTGGCTTTTCCCATTCCAAAGTGGAAATCATGGTGTGTTATCTGTGAGTAAGCTTCCCTTACATATGGACAGCACTTTACATCCTGATATAAGGGACCGcgtgttttatttggaaggtGATCACATGCATTCAAGTATCCAGAAG GTTCCTGCTTTGGTTCTTGACTGTGAACCCAACATCGATTTCAGCAAAGACATTGAGGCAAAGAGGCA GTATGCACGCCAGGTTGCGGAGTTTTTTgagtttgtgaagaagaagaaagaagttcCATCTATGGAAGCTGGTGAAGGTGCTAGCCAACCACAGGTGCTGCTGCCTCATAAGGGTGGGCTATGGGTACCTGATGGGAAGCATTTCCCAGAGTCAGCACTAAAGTCTTTGGATTTCAGACGAGCCATGTCATTCATGTCAGGCTAG